From Cricetulus griseus strain 17A/GY chromosome 1 unlocalized genomic scaffold, alternate assembly CriGri-PICRH-1.0 chr1_0, whole genome shotgun sequence, a single genomic window includes:
- the Nap1l1 gene encoding nucleosome assembly protein 1-like 1 isoform X1 → MADIDNKEQSELDQDLDDVEEVEEEEMGEETKIKARQLTVQMMQNPQILAALQERLDGLVDTPTGYIESLPKVVKRRVNALKNLQVKCAQIEAKFYEEVHDLERKYAVLYQPLFDKRFEIINAIYEPTEEECEWKPDEEEEISEELKEKAKIEDEKKDEEKEDPKGIPEFWLTVFKNVDLLSDMVQEHDEPILKHLKDIKVKFSDAGQPMSFILEFHFEPNEYFTNEVLTKTYRMRSEPDDSDPFSFDGPEIMGCTGCQIDWKKGKNVTLKTIKKKQKHKGRGTVRTVTKTVSNDSFFNFFAPPEVPENGDLDDDAEAILAADFEIGHFLRERIIPRSVLYFTGEAIEDDDDDYDEEGEEADEEGEEEGDEENDPDYDPKKDQNPAECKQQ, encoded by the exons ATGGCAGACATTGACAA CAAAGAACAGTCTGAACTTGATCAAGATTTGGATGACGttgaagaagtagaagaagaagaaatgggtgaagaaacaaaaatcaaag cgcGTCAGCTGACTGTTCAGATGATGCAAAATCCTCAGATTCTTGCAGCCCTTCAGGAAAGACTGGATGGTCTGGTAGACACACCAACAGGATACATTGAAAG CCTGCCTAAAGTAGTCAAAAGACGGGTGAACGCCCTCAAAAACCTTCAAGTTAAATGTGCACAGATAGAAGCCAAGTTCTACGAGGAAGTTCATGATCTTGAAAGGAAATACGCTGTTCTCTATCAGCCTTTATTTGATAAG CGATTTGAGATCATTAATGCAATTTATGAACCTACAGAAGAAGAATGTGAATGGAaaccagatgaggaggaagaaattTCG GAGGAACTGAAAGAAAAGGCCAAGATTGAAGACGAgaaaaaggatgaagaaaaagaagacccTAAAGGAATTCCTGAATTTTGGTTGACAGTTTTTAAGAATGTTGATTTGCTCAGTGATATGGTTCAG gaACATGATGAACCTATTCTGAAGCACTTGAAAGATATCAAAGTGAAGTTCTCAGATGCTGGCCAAcctatg AGTTTTATCTTAGAATTTCACTTTGAACCCAATGAATATTTCACTAATGAAGTGTTAACAAAGACGTACAGGATGAGGTCAGAACCAGATGATTCTGATCCCTTCTCTTTTGATGGACCAGAAATTATGGGTTGTACAGG GTGCCAGATAGattggaaaaaaggaaagaatgtcactttgaaaaccattaaaaagaagcagaaacacaAGGGACGTGGGACAGTTCGTACTGTGACTAAAACAGTTTCCAAtgattctttctttaatttttttgcccCTCCTGAAG TTCCTGAGAACGGAGATCTG GATGATGATGCTGAAGCCATACTGGCTGCAGACTTTGAAATTGGTCACTTTTTACGGGAGCGGATAATCCCAAGATCAGTGCTGTACTTTACTGGAGAGGCTATTGAGGATGATGACGATGAT TATgatgaagaaggtgaagaagctgATGAG gaaggggaagaagaaggagatgaggaaaatgatCCTGACTATGACCCCAAG AAGGATCAGAACCCAGCAGAGTGCAAGCAGCAGTGA
- the Nap1l1 gene encoding nucleosome assembly protein 1-like 1 isoform X3 translates to MADIDNLPKVVKRRVNALKNLQVKCAQIEAKFYEEVHDLERKYAVLYQPLFDKRFEIINAIYEPTEEECEWKPDEEEEISEELKEKAKIEDEKKDEEKEDPKGIPEFWLTVFKNVDLLSDMVQEHDEPILKHLKDIKVKFSDAGQPMSFILEFHFEPNEYFTNEVLTKTYRMRSEPDDSDPFSFDGPEIMGCTGCQIDWKKGKNVTLKTIKKKQKHKGRGTVRTVTKTVSNDSFFNFFAPPEVPENGDLDDDAEAILAADFEIGHFLRERIIPRSVLYFTGEAIEDDDDDYDEEGEEADEEGEEEGDEENDPDYDPKKDQNPAECKQQ, encoded by the exons ATGGCAGACATTGACAA CCTGCCTAAAGTAGTCAAAAGACGGGTGAACGCCCTCAAAAACCTTCAAGTTAAATGTGCACAGATAGAAGCCAAGTTCTACGAGGAAGTTCATGATCTTGAAAGGAAATACGCTGTTCTCTATCAGCCTTTATTTGATAAG CGATTTGAGATCATTAATGCAATTTATGAACCTACAGAAGAAGAATGTGAATGGAaaccagatgaggaggaagaaattTCG GAGGAACTGAAAGAAAAGGCCAAGATTGAAGACGAgaaaaaggatgaagaaaaagaagacccTAAAGGAATTCCTGAATTTTGGTTGACAGTTTTTAAGAATGTTGATTTGCTCAGTGATATGGTTCAG gaACATGATGAACCTATTCTGAAGCACTTGAAAGATATCAAAGTGAAGTTCTCAGATGCTGGCCAAcctatg AGTTTTATCTTAGAATTTCACTTTGAACCCAATGAATATTTCACTAATGAAGTGTTAACAAAGACGTACAGGATGAGGTCAGAACCAGATGATTCTGATCCCTTCTCTTTTGATGGACCAGAAATTATGGGTTGTACAGG GTGCCAGATAGattggaaaaaaggaaagaatgtcactttgaaaaccattaaaaagaagcagaaacacaAGGGACGTGGGACAGTTCGTACTGTGACTAAAACAGTTTCCAAtgattctttctttaatttttttgcccCTCCTGAAG TTCCTGAGAACGGAGATCTG GATGATGATGCTGAAGCCATACTGGCTGCAGACTTTGAAATTGGTCACTTTTTACGGGAGCGGATAATCCCAAGATCAGTGCTGTACTTTACTGGAGAGGCTATTGAGGATGATGACGATGAT TATgatgaagaaggtgaagaagctgATGAG gaaggggaagaagaaggagatgaggaaaatgatCCTGACTATGACCCCAAG AAGGATCAGAACCCAGCAGAGTGCAAGCAGCAGTGA
- the Nap1l1 gene encoding nucleosome assembly protein 1-like 1 isoform X2, with protein sequence MADIDNKEQSELDQDLDDVEEVEEEEMGEETKIKARQLTVQMMQNPQILAALQERLDGLVDTPTGYIESLPKVVKRRVNALKNLQVKCAQIEAKFYEEVHDLERKYAVLYQPLFDKRFEIINAIYEPTEEECEWKPDEEEEISEELKEKAKIEDEKKDEEKEDPKGIPEFWLTVFKNVDLLSDMVQEHDEPILKHLKDIKVKFSDAGQPMSFILEFHFEPNEYFTNEVLTKTYRMRSEPDDSDPFSFDGPEIMGCTGCQIDWKKGKNVTLKTIKKKQKHKGRGTVRTVTKTVSNDSFFNFFAPPEVPENGDLDDDAEAILAADFEIGHFLRERIIPRSVLYFTGEAIEDDDDDYDEEGEEADEGYQLFEEVKSCSKLFQRWLQ encoded by the exons ATGGCAGACATTGACAA CAAAGAACAGTCTGAACTTGATCAAGATTTGGATGACGttgaagaagtagaagaagaagaaatgggtgaagaaacaaaaatcaaag cgcGTCAGCTGACTGTTCAGATGATGCAAAATCCTCAGATTCTTGCAGCCCTTCAGGAAAGACTGGATGGTCTGGTAGACACACCAACAGGATACATTGAAAG CCTGCCTAAAGTAGTCAAAAGACGGGTGAACGCCCTCAAAAACCTTCAAGTTAAATGTGCACAGATAGAAGCCAAGTTCTACGAGGAAGTTCATGATCTTGAAAGGAAATACGCTGTTCTCTATCAGCCTTTATTTGATAAG CGATTTGAGATCATTAATGCAATTTATGAACCTACAGAAGAAGAATGTGAATGGAaaccagatgaggaggaagaaattTCG GAGGAACTGAAAGAAAAGGCCAAGATTGAAGACGAgaaaaaggatgaagaaaaagaagacccTAAAGGAATTCCTGAATTTTGGTTGACAGTTTTTAAGAATGTTGATTTGCTCAGTGATATGGTTCAG gaACATGATGAACCTATTCTGAAGCACTTGAAAGATATCAAAGTGAAGTTCTCAGATGCTGGCCAAcctatg AGTTTTATCTTAGAATTTCACTTTGAACCCAATGAATATTTCACTAATGAAGTGTTAACAAAGACGTACAGGATGAGGTCAGAACCAGATGATTCTGATCCCTTCTCTTTTGATGGACCAGAAATTATGGGTTGTACAGG GTGCCAGATAGattggaaaaaaggaaagaatgtcactttgaaaaccattaaaaagaagcagaaacacaAGGGACGTGGGACAGTTCGTACTGTGACTAAAACAGTTTCCAAtgattctttctttaatttttttgcccCTCCTGAAG TTCCTGAGAACGGAGATCTG GATGATGATGCTGAAGCCATACTGGCTGCAGACTTTGAAATTGGTCACTTTTTACGGGAGCGGATAATCCCAAGATCAGTGCTGTACTTTACTGGAGAGGCTATTGAGGATGATGACGATGAT TATgatgaagaaggtgaagaagctgATGAG GGTTATCAGCTCTTTGAAGAAGTCAAAAGCTGCAGTAAACTTTTCCAACGTTGGCTGCAGTAA